The DNA segment GAACTCAGTAATTCTCCATCGTCTCCACTGAGATCGGCTTGCTCTAACAAAACAGCAACGACAGGCCGAAGTTCACCATCACGGGGAATCTGCACGTAGCTGCCCACCATGGCAGTTATGGCACGCTGTCGCAATTCAAGCTGAAGTTGAACCCACATCGCGTGCAAATCTGCTGCATGATCCATCGTCCGCAAATGAATCAGCACACGATCCAGTTGCTGAAGTAGTGCAAGCAGTAACTCGCGACGACGCTCAGGGTGTAAGCCTTCGATGGCCAGCAATCGACCAGTCGCATTGCTTAAGCCTGCCTGAACAGACCCATCAAGGCGCTCTCGGATTGCTTCCCAAATGGCTGTAGCATTACACCCACGTAGGGTGATTGCCGTTTGTTCGAGCTGGGCTGGGCCACGAGACAGTGGTTGGCGCGCAGGTAACGTATCTTCGAAGCCGAACCGCAGCGGCCCCCAGAGTACGAGCAAGACTTCGCGGGCACTCCGCAATTCGCGCGACCGCCCCTCGAGTAGCAAGCGTAGCAATGGCTGCGACAGCGACGGGTTCAACATCGCCTCGATTGATCGAAGCTCGTTGTTGATCTGTCGGAGGCCACTTACTAGTAACGACTGACCGAAGCTCATGGTGGCGGACTTAGAAGCGGAGGCACGGGCTTGAACTTTTAAGCGCACCACCCGTCCGCCGGTCAATAACAACTGGATCGATTCGGTGAGCGTATTCAAGTCGCAGTTTTGCAATAGCCCACTAGCAGAGAGGCTCAGCAGCTGCTCACGAGTAGCGGGAAGATTCGGAGGTAGGAGTAGAAGAAGTGGTGCCGGTTGCCAGCGCTTTTCCAACCTGGTTACTTCCTGCTGGATAACTTCAATGGAAACAACGGCATCGATAGACCATATGACTAAAGCCGGGTGGTTAGCCAAATGCTCCGCCTCGAACCTAACATCCCAATCCGGGTTAGCCGTAGCCAGTCGCATAGCTAAAGATTCCTTGAGCAGATCTGGGGCCAGCAACAAAATCTGTATCGAAAAAGAAAGAGACAAATCTTAATAACTAAAAGGTTTAAGATTAACGTAACTACGTCTTTATGCAATATCTCAAAAATAGACGACCCTATGTACTGCTTACTGCTAATCTGAATGCGTAAAAGTTGATGCAGAAGCGTATATGTTATTCGACGATTGCTCCCACATCGATATAAGTAAAGTGGTTTGTGCAGAGTCACTCTGCGGCGCAGTTGAGTCACCCGTCACTCGCTAGCGTTTCTTTGTTTGGTGGATATTAGGCTTTTTGAAAATATCGCGAGTATTCAAATCTTCTTCGTCATCCCCCAGTAAGATTGCCGTCATTCGTCATTGATAGTTCAAATGCACGCCAAGTCATTAGCGCCGTCTGAACCAATGCCTAAGATGGTTTATGTTTATTTGGTTTAGGTGATCACCGGTATCGGCAGAGGGACTTCATACCAGCCACAAAACGCTCTTCACAAGCTCAGCGATTAAGCCAGATTGCTAGAATTACCTGTTATATCTTGCAATCGGTCCTCACTAATCGCGCTGATAGCCTCAGCTAAATCAACTCGACCATCATAGAGTGCCCGCCCGACTATGACACCTCCCACACCAAGGGCCTCTAACGGAAGAAGGGCGAGTAGATCGGCCATGCATCCAATTCCCCCAGAGACAATTACAGGGATGTTGCTTACCTCAGCTATTTGACGCAGATATTGAATATTGGGGCCAGCCAGCGTGCCGTCGGTAGCAATGTCTGTTGTAATGATCGCTGCGATTCCAGATCCACTGAAGCGGCGAACGAGATCCGTTGCCAGGATATCGCTTTGCTCGAACCAGCCTCGAGTTGCAACCTTACCGTTCTTGGCGTCGATACTAACTACAACGGCACCCGGGTGATGCTTAGCTAAAGCATCCACCAAATCGGGTCTTTCGACGGCCACCGTACCTAAAATAATACGATCTAATCCACAGTCGAGTAGTTTTTCAGCGTGCTCCAATGAGCGTAAACCACCCCCTAGCTGCACAGGAATTTCAAGAGCAGCGACAATGGCTTGGACTACAACACTGTTCGTCGGTTGACCTCGCTTAGAGCCGTCTAAATCCACAAGGTGTAACCGTTTTGCCCCTTGGTTTTGCCAGTGAAGAGCTTGTGTCACAGGATCTTCACTGAAATGGGTAATTCGATTGTAGTCTCCCTGATACAAACGCACACAGGCACCGTTAAGCAGATCGATAGCAGGAATAATTTCCATGAAGTTGGACTAAAAAGGACCATCCATCCTGCAGGAGTGCAGTCTTAATGGGTCTAAGGTTGATGATAGTGATAATAAAAGTTCTTCCATCAGAACCCTTCTTAAATTAAGCTATTAGAGAAGCTATTAATTTCAATGTTTCCTCTGACATTTTATGTATACATCTTAGATT comes from the Synechococcus sp. M16CYN genome and includes:
- a CDS encoding DUF3685 domain-containing protein, yielding MRLATANPDWDVRFEAEHLANHPALVIWSIDAVVSIEVIQQEVTRLEKRWQPAPLLLLLPPNLPATREQLLSLSASGLLQNCDLNTLTESIQLLLTGGRVVRLKVQARASASKSATMSFGQSLLVSGLRQINNELRSIEAMLNPSLSQPLLRLLLEGRSRELRSAREVLLVLWGPLRFGFEDTLPARQPLSRGPAQLEQTAITLRGCNATAIWEAIRERLDGSVQAGLSNATGRLLAIEGLHPERRRELLLALLQQLDRVLIHLRTMDHAADLHAMWVQLQLELRQRAITAMVGSYVQIPRDGELRPVVAVLLEQADLSGDDGELLSSLAMLAPLLVDQPVLVNGQLLPSYDPRALLQMETLVSNWLVRTAELIGSELLESCGRWPELRRYLLCDPLLATRELDRLRNRLNTQMRWSDWIERPIQLYESRRMLFQLRQGRIEPLQLTEPRDQELNQLGWWQRQVALLLEIRDALAPQVQVLVRRFGDLAAVFLTQVLGRAIGLVSRGMAQGMGRSLSRN
- the hisA gene encoding 1-(5-phosphoribosyl)-5-[(5-phosphoribosylamino)methylideneamino]imidazole-4-carboxamide isomerase gives rise to the protein MEIIPAIDLLNGACVRLYQGDYNRITHFSEDPVTQALHWQNQGAKRLHLVDLDGSKRGQPTNSVVVQAIVAALEIPVQLGGGLRSLEHAEKLLDCGLDRIILGTVAVERPDLVDALAKHHPGAVVVSIDAKNGKVATRGWFEQSDILATDLVRRFSGSGIAAIITTDIATDGTLAGPNIQYLRQIAEVSNIPVIVSGGIGCMADLLALLPLEALGVGGVIVGRALYDGRVDLAEAISAISEDRLQDITGNSSNLA